A single genomic interval of Coccidioides posadasii str. Silveira chromosome 1, complete sequence harbors:
- a CDS encoding uncharacterized protein (EggNog:ENOG410PGKT~COG:E,Q), which translates to MYRVGVDVGGTNTDAAILDIRASETPSRGVLASSKSPTTPDVTSGIKTVIENVLQQSAVNTKDILSVAIGTTHFVNAVVEADARRLSKVAVVRLCGPFTRQIPPFTDFPPALTRIMRGPIFYLDGGLEVDGRQIKPLDSEQIKATVASIREAGISMVAIIGVFSPLDHDGVNEETCRKMMLELDPSLSIVCSHSIGGVGFLERENATILNASILKLARRTVRAFCKAMSDLHLSCQLYLTQNDGTLTDAAAASEFPIKTFASGPTNSMTGAAFLAGLDRQGAKSSSERQILVIDVGGTTSDVCALLPSGFPRQASNFVDVGGVRTAFSMPEVLSVGLGGGSIVRRHEATGRVSVGPDSVGHYLTEKALVFGGDVMTATDIVVATGSQSIGDASKVASIPLDVVSEARKCIRKILERAVEGMKVSALPVTALLVGGGSIVYMDSLEGVEECIIPPHHDSANAVGAAIAKVAGTIDVIEILAERSEKEVLKKAEESAVEVAIARGADRKDVRIAEVEKLPLQYVSNKATRILVKAVGKLRVPEEGEVSNVELNVFANEEHGVDDEAPKAAAAEDAAVSAVKHSIHIDIPSYKPDVRNGIWYPSPVDLEFIASGTGVLGTGGGGPSYLQYLVSLEMLKDNPPGKMRVASLDSIKNSDVCVFGSWYGAPSVSGERIPAGYELYKAVEVSVKVSGHTHFEAIIADEIGGGNGMTTFPTGVHYDIPVLDGDLMGRAYPTMEHGTPYVYGNPISPCILADAQNNVSVVMSATNNAKIETMLRAICIDLGLNTAVSATPLTGDVVKKYAVPNTVSQAWYLGRAIHMARRCKTDVIKAIFDTTPGKLLYTGKIIDVQRGISRGYTMGHCVLAPLSKDEMEQDVSDSSSSTTERQLILPFQNEFLYAAYVNDEENPEDPTKQDVICTVPDLISILGQDGEAIGSQDLRYGLKVRVIAMPAHPLWTSDERGLRVGGPKGFGLDMEWKSIGKYEEPRSVINDYNVTV; encoded by the exons ATGTATCGAGTTGGCGTTGATGTCGGCGGTACTAATACCGATGCAGCCATCCTAGATATCAGGGCATCCGAAACACCCTCTCGTGGTGTTTTGGCATCAAGCAAATCTCCTACCACGCCGGATGTCACCAGCGGTATTAAAACTGTGATAGAGAACGTTCTCCAGCAATCTGCGGTTAACACCAAGGATATTCTTAGCGTTGCTATCGGTACTACCCATTTCGTCAATGCTGTGGTTGAGGCCGACGCACGAAGACTCAGCAAGGTTGCTGTAGTCAGACTGTGCGGACCATTTACTCGTCAG ATACCTCCATTTACCGATTTCCCTCCGGCCCTGACTAGGATTATGCGCGGGCCTATTTTCTATTTGGATGGTG GCCTAGAAGTTGATGGCCGCCAAATTAAACCCCTTGACTCCGAGCAGATCAAAGCGACGGTGGCCAGCATCCGCGAAGCTGGTATTAGCATGGTGGCGATTATCGGGGTGTTCTCTCCGCTAGATCATGACGGCGTTAATGAAGAGACATGCCGGAAGATGATGCTTGAGCTTGATCCTTCACTTTCTATTGTCTGCTCACATTCCATTGGTGGTGTCGGTTTCCTCGAAAGAGAGAATGCCACCATACTCAATGCTTCCATTCTTAAGCTGGCTAGAAGGACAGTCCGTGCGTTCTGTAAGGCTATGTCTGATCTTCACCTCTCGTGTCAGTTGTATCTTACACAAAATGATGGTACTTTAACGGACGCCGCGGCTGCGTCTGAATTCCCTATCAAGACGTTTGCAAGTGGTCCGACAAATAGTATGACCGGTGCAGCCTTTTTGGCTGGACTGGACAGGCAGGGCGCTAAGTCTTCTTCCGAACGTCAAATTCTCGTTATTGATGTCGGAGGCACTACCTCTGACGTTTGTGCATTGCTCCCTTCCGGCTTTCCTCGTCAAGCGTCAAATTTTGTCGACGTGGGAGGCGTAAGAACCGCGTTTTCCATGCCAGAAGTGCTGTCCGTGGGTCTCGGTGGAGGTAGCATCGTCCGCCGTCATGAGGCCACGGGCCGTGTTAGCGTTGGGCCGGATTCAGTGGGACACTATCTCACCGAGAAGGCGTTGGTCTTCGGAGGCGATGTCATGACAGCAACCGATATCGTGGTGGCAACGGGATCACAGAGCATCGGCGACGCCTCCAAGGTAGCGTCAATCCCACTGGATGTTGTCAGTGAGGCTCGTAAGTGCATCCGAAAGATCCTGGAACGCGCAGTTGAAGGCATGAAGGTCTCTGCACTTCCGGTCACCGCTCTCCTTGTCGGCGGCGGCTCAATCGTTTACATGGACTCCCTTGAAGGAGTTGAGGAGTGCATCATACCCCCTCACCATGACTCTGCAAACGCAGTTGGTGCCGCCATTGCCAAGGTTGCGGGTACCATTGATGTGATTGAAATTCTTGCTGAGCGAAGTGAAAAGGAAGTGCTTAAGAAGGCCGAGGAGAGTGCGGTAGAAGTGGCTATTGCTCGTGGCGCTGATCGAAAAGATGTTAGAATTGCTGAAGTTGAAAAACTGCCCCTTCAGTATGTCTCAAACAAGGCCACCAGAATCTTAGTCAAGGCCGTTGGAAAGCTCAGAGTGCCTGAAGAAGGAGAAGTGTCCAATGTCGAGCTGAACGTGTTTGCAAATGAAGAACACGGGGTTGATGATGAAGCACCTAAGGCTGCAGCCGCTGAAGATGCTGCTGTCTCTGCCGTCAAGCACTCCATTCATATCGACATCCCATCCTACAAACCTGATGTGCGGAATGGTATTTGGTATCCCAGTCCCGTTGACCTTGAGTTTATCGCATCGGGAACAGGAGTTCTGGGTACTGGTGGCGGCGGCCCTTCTTATCTGCAGTACCTCGTTTCTCTTGAAATGCTGAAGGATAACCCGCCAGGAAAAATGCGTGTTGCCTCTCTCGATAGCATAAAAAATTCTGACGTCTGCGTTTTCGGGTCTTGGTACGGAGCTCCAAGCGTGTCTGGAGAACGCATTCCTGCAGGGTACGAGCTGTACAAAGCCGTTGAAGTGTCGGTAAAGGTGTCAGGCCACACTCATTTTGAGGCTATCATCGCTGACGAGATTGGCGGTGGTAACGGTATGACAACCTTCCCGACTGGTGTGCATTATGACATCCCAGTTCTTGATGGTGATCTAATGGGACGCGCATATCCGACGATGGAACATG GAACTCCTTATGTGTATGGGAACCCAATCTCTCCATGCATATTGGCCGACGCACAAAACAATGTCTCCGTTGTTATG AGTGCCACAAACAATGCTAAGATTGAAACTATGCTGCGAGCTATCTGTATTGATCTGGGACTCAACACTGCTGTCTCTGCCACTCCACTGACTGGAGACGTGGTGAAGAAATACGCAGTTCCCAACACTGTCTCCCAAGCCTGGTATTTGGGTAGAGCAATTCACATGGCTCGCCGCTGCAAAACTGATGTGATTAAGGCGATT TTTGACACAACACCCGGCAAACTCCTTTATACCGGAAAGATTATTGATGTCCAGCGAGGCATCAGCCGTGGCTACACGATGGGCCATTGCGTCCTAGcaccactttcaaaagacgAAATGGAGCAGGATGTCTCGGATTCATCGTCGTCCACCACTGAACGCCAGCTCATCCTGCCCTTCCAAAACGAATTCCTTTACGCCGCATATGTGAACGACGAAGAGAACCCGGAAGACCCGACTAAACAAGATGTCATCTGCACAGTTCCCGATTTGATTTCTATTTTAGGTCAAGATGGAGAAGCAATTGGTTCGCAAGATTTGCGCTATGGGCTCAAGGTTCGTGTGATTGCTATGCCAGCACATCCGTTATGGACTAGCGATGAGCGTGGTCTACGTGTTGGGGGTCCAAAAGGCTTTGGATTGGATATGGAATGGAAGAGTATCGGGAAGTATGAAGAACCACGAAGCGTGATTAATGATTACAATGTTACCGTTTAA
- a CDS encoding uncharacterized protein (EggNog:ENOG410PJYB~COG:F,H~TransMembrane:2 (i62-89o109-127i)), with the protein MAAAFLKKLEVEHEGGTLPDRWINNDIKPIESERRTWSSWTFTNYWILVNSNISTYMTGSSLIALGLSWWQAIIAIVIGNLLATAFVVLNSLPGAYYNIGFPVVNRYVWGLYGSQFVIWNRILLSIVW; encoded by the exons ATGGCAGCGGCTTTTCTTAAGAAGCTCGAAGTTGAGCACGAAGGGGGAACATTGCCAGACCGATGGATCAACAACGACATCAAGCCGATTGAGTCGGAGAGACGAACTTGGTCGTCCTGGACCTTTACAAACTATTGGATCTTGGTCAACTCCAATATTTCCACTTACATGACCGGAAGCTCTCTCATTGCCCTCGGTCTTTCATGGTGGCAGGCAATTATTGCGATTGTCATCGGGAACCTTTTGGCTACTGCCTTTGTTGTTTTGAACTCCCTGCCCGGTGCCTATTATAACATTGGTTTCCCCGTCGTGAATCGCTATGTATGGGGGTTGTATGGAAGTCAGTTCGTCATTTGGAATAGAATTCTTCTCTCTATCG TGTGGTAA
- a CDS encoding uncharacterized protein (EggNog:ENOG410PJYB~COG:F,H~TransMembrane:9 (o12-28i35-59o79-99i119-139o169-191i212-234o240-258i278-299o319-342i)) has protein sequence MAESTGITSAQFLSYVIFMVLSVPVVWIRPHKLRTFFHVSSSVILVFEFVLLIWALATMGPAGFGSTITAESSVPKGEMGWTIAFGIISTIGGISAGILNQNDYARFARRPRHAIIGQLFSFPLCAIVCSIIGVLVTAATQNRFGEPYWNLPELFLAIIESGGSRSRAAAFFAGFALIISQMGVNVPGNALSGGFDLAATFPKYINIRRGAYLTLLLSVACNPWKLVSTATVFLSVLSSYAVFLGPMTGLMISSWFVVNQRKIKIEDLYIGHKSSIYWCTMGVDWRALIAWLCGTVPSLPGFVAGVNENVTVPSGLVHFYQICFLAGFGISAAVYCGLHFIFPVRPIQDFVASAPAPDVLMREYREACDNGTQFKNEVINVDPMKIG, from the exons ATGGCTGAGTCTACTGGCATTACCAGCGCTCAGTTTCTCTCGTACGTTATCTTCATGGTGCTCTCGGTGCCTGTGGTTTGGATCCGACCACATAAACTACGGACGTTTTTCCATGTGTCCTCCTCCGTTATTCTCGTGTTCGAATTCGTCCTTCTGATATGGGCACTGGCCACTATGGGACCAGCTGGATTTGGAAGCACCATCACTGCGGAATCATCTGTCCCCAAGGGAGAGATGGGCTGGACAATTGCTTTCGGAATCATCAGCACTATTGGCGGTATTTCCGCTGGTATTCTCAACCAGAACGATTATGCTAGATTCGCACGCCGACCAAGGCATGCTATTATTGGTCAGCTGTTTAGCTTCCCGCTCTGCGCCATTGTATGCTCCATTATTGGAGTCCTGGTTACAGCTGCGACGCAGAACCGTTTTGGCGAGCCTTATTGGAATCTCCCAGAACTGTTCCTGGCAATTATTGAGTCGGGCGGGTCGCGTTCTAGGGCTGCCGCATTTTTTGCCGGTTTTGCCCTTATAATCTCCCAGATGGGTGTGAATGTACCTGGAAACGCACTTTCAGGAG GGTTTGACTTGGCTGCAACATTCCCGAAATATATTAACATCCGTCGCGGAGCATATCTGACACTTCTCTTATCCGTTGCATGTAATCCTTGGAAACTAGTGTCGACAGCAACGGTTTTCCTTAGTGTTCTAAGTAGCTACGCCGTCTTTTTGGGTCCCATGACTGGCTTAATGATCTCCTCATGGTTTGTGGTCAACCAACGCAAGATCAAAATAGAAGATCTATACATTGGACACAAGAGCAGCATTTATTGGTGCACCATGGGAGTTGACTGGCGTGCACTGATTGCG TGGCTTTGCGGTACCGTGCCCTCCCTTCCAGGCTTTGTTGCCGGAGTCAATGAAAATGTCACTGTTCCATCAGGCCTTGTTCATTTTTACCAAATTTGTTTCTTGGCTGGATTTGGCATCAGTGCTGCTGTCTACTGCGGCCTGCACTTCATCTTCCCAGTGCGGCCTATTCAAGACTTTGTTGCCAGTGCTCCGGCTCCAGATGTGCTTATGCGTGAATATCGCGAAGCGTGTGACAATGGAACTCAGTTCAAAAACGAAGTTATCAATGTGGATCCCATGAAAATTGGGTGA